GCAGATGAACTGCAATTCAATGACAACTCATACTTTACTAAATTTTTCAAAAAATCCGCTGGGCTCACACCGGAAGAGTTCAGAAAACAACTATAACTATGGAAGAAGTTAAATACGAATTATCTGAATTTAAAGCTGCATGGCAAGCGAAATGTCCAAGATGCCGGATCGGCCATGTGTACCAAGGTCCTGCATATGGTCTTAAAGTACAAAAAATGAATAGCCATTGCGAATACTGTGGACTTCGTTATGAGCGTGAGCCAGGTTATTTTTATGGTGCCATGTATGTGACCTATGCGTTCTCCATTGCAGAAATGGTGACAGCTTGTATGGCGACCTATATCCTGACAGGCAATGACTCTTCTTTTATACTCTATGCAACCGTTGCTATCATGAGCGTTGTTTTAATGTCGCCATTCAACTACCGCTATTCCCGTATCATATTGATGTATTGGTTAACTCCAGGCTTAAGATATGATCCGAATGTCAAAAAAAAGGAAGTTGACGTGAAGGCTTCAGCATAACCTTCATTATCCTTATCTTTATCCTGATGAAGGATATGATTTATTTGGACAACAACGCGACAACGCGAATTTTGGATGAGGTATGGAATACCATGACGCCCTACTTCATCCAAAACTATGCGAATGCATCGAGTGTCTATCACCAAATGGGGCGTGAAGCCAATGCCGCCGTCCAACTGGCTAGAGCGCAAATAGCTGAAGTGCTGAATTGTTCACCAAAAGAACTATTTTTCAATTCAGGTGCAACAGAAAGTATTAATACCGTAATCTGTGGCATATTTGACAAATATCAATCCAAGGGAAATCATATTATCACCGTTTCAACAGAACACAAAGCTGTATTAAGCTGCTGTGAACAACTGACGAAAAAAGGAGCGCAGATCACCTATCTCCCCGTCGATGCACAAGGCATGATTCGTATAGACGATTTAAAAAATGCGATGAGCTCCCAGACCATACTCGTTTGCATCATGGCGGCAAATAACGAGACAGGAGTATGCACATCGCTAACTCAAATCGCCACTATTTGTAAGGAGAAAGACATCTTATTTTTCTGTGACGCTACGCAGGCTATTGGAAAAATCAACATTGATCTACAAAAAGTCCCGATTGACCTTTTATGCCTGAGCGCGCATAAACTTCATGGCCCGAAGGGAATCGGTGCCTTATATATCCGTCGAAAATCGAAGCCGATACAGATTACTCCGCTGATTGTAGGCGGTGGTCAGGAAAGCGGATTTAGAGGCGGTACGTACAACGTTCCAGCTATCGTCGGCTTTGGAAAAGCCCTGTCTCTGCTTAAACCAACATCTTATCATACGGTCGAACGAAACCGCGATCTATTGGAAGAACTTTTAGGTGGTATTCCTGAAATCATCATTCATGGAAAAAATGTACCCCGCCTACCAAACACCAGTTACATTAGTTTTAAACATATCCTAGCCAGCGAAATAATGACTGCCTGCCCTGCTTTGGCCCTCTCCTCGGGCTCAGCCTGTGTAACCGGATCCAGAGAACCTTCCCATGTTTTAATGGCTATGGGTATTTCTAAAGAAGACGCATTATCGGCCATTCGCTTTAGCTTAAGCGTGTTGACGACGCAAGAAGATATTATACACTGTGCCCAATTGATCACAGAAGCGGTTGGCAAAATCCGCGATCAATCCCCCGTCTGGCAACTTTTCAAAGCTGGCCTGATCGATTAATTTATGACATTCTAAAAACTTTAGAACAGGCGAAATATAACAAGATTGTATGTATCTTTGTGCTATACAAAGGATATTACTATGATTACAGTTACTGACAAAGCAAAAACTCGTATCGAGGAAATCATGAAGGATGAGCAATATGATAGCAATTACTTTGTGCGTGTTGCTGTGGAAAGTGGCGGTTGTTCGGGCTTGAGTTATAAGCTGAACTTCGATAACGAAGAAAAAAAAGGTGATCAATTTTTCGAAGATAAAGGCGTGAAGGTCTGTTTGGATATAAAATCGTTTTTATACCTAGCAGGTACAGAACTGGATTATTCCGATGGTTTGAACGGAAAAGGGTTTGAATTCCACAACCCGAATGCCAGCCGGACCTGTGCATGCGGCGAGAGCTTCTCCGTTTAATTAATCACGTCGATCCACCATAAACAAAAGAGCCCTGAAATATTTCAGGGCTCTTTTGGTAAGTAACCAAACACTTTTGGTTGCACCAACAAATTATTAGTTTTATAATTAAATATTGACCTACCTTCATTTTGTTAGAATTTTTTTATTTTTTCAACTTTTTAATGGATAAATATTAAAAATAACAACCAAACAGATTAACCAATGATATTTTCATACTTTTGTATGAAATAACTGAATAAAAAATAAAACGATGCGTACCAACCCACGCATGGTATTTCATTTGACTCATATGGAGGGAAGAAAACTTTTAAATACCGAAGTTGCTATCAGCTTCGTGAAAGATACATTTGTCCAACAACTAAAAAAAGCATTAAATTTAATTCCGATCTCGTCACCATTGGTGGTTTTAGATGGCACAGGATTAAATGATGACTTAAATGGAATTGAGCGTCCGGTATCATTTCCGATTAAATCATTGAATGAAAAAAGAGCGGTCGTGGTACATTCATTGGCAAAATGGAAAAGAGTCCGTTTAAAAGAGCTTGAAATGTTACCCGGGGAAGGCATTGTGACCGACATGAAAGCACTGCGGCCTGATGAAGATTACACCCCTATCCATTCGATCTATGTAGACCAATGGGATTGGGAAAAAGTAATCAATAAAGATCAACGTAATTTGGCCTTACTGAAAGAAACCGTACTAAAAATTTACGATGCCTTATGCTATACAGAACAACAGGTTGAAAGCAAGTATCCACAGATAAAAGCTATTCTTCCAGAAAATATTACATTCATTTCGGCTGAAGAATTACTGCAAAAATATCCTAATCTAACTGCAAAAGAACGTGAAAATACGATCACAAAAGAATATGGTGCGGTGTTTTTATATGGTATCGGAGGGGCACTCAGCAATGGTGTTGCACACGACGGACGCGCAGCGGACTACGACGACTGGAGTACTGCAAATGAAGCTGGACACAAAGGATTGAACGGAGACATTCTGGTATGGAATCCCATCTTAAATTCAGCTTTTGAGCTTTCTTCCATGGGAATCCGCGTCGATAAAACCGCTTTGGCACATCAGATGGAAATCAGAAATTGCACTGAAAAATCCAAACTGACATTCCATAGCATGCTTCTCAATGATCAATTGCCGGAATCTATGGGCGGTGGAATCGGACAATCGCGTGTCTGTATGTTTATGCTCAAGAAACAACATATCGGAGAAGTCCAAGTCAGTATCTGGGAAGAGGACAAAAAAGAAACACTAAGACAAGAAGGTATTGATATATTATAAAACAATACTTATTGAGAATTAATAACGCGACAACTATACCGAGTTTTTCAGTATACCGATACAAATCAGCGCAAGGTAATCATCTTTTATAGACCGATTACCTTGTTTCTTTTTCATACAATGCCTTAAAAATTTTCATTCCTTTTGTTCCGTTCAAACTAGCGGTATTTTGTATTTTTGCTAAATGCAGCTAGAAGCTATTTTAAATAAATTAGGTATTTCATCCTTAAATGAAATGCAAGAAAAAGTAGTGGAATCGTACCAAAAAGATCATGATTTAATCTTACTTTCACCCACAGGATCTGGCAAAACCTTGGCCTTTTCATTGCTGATTTTAGAGCAACTGAAGGAAATCGTTCGGGAGGTTCAAGTACTGATCTTAGTTCCGACCCGCGAACTGGCCTTACAGATAGAGCAAGTACTGCGCAAGGTAGCCACAGGTCACAAAGTCACCTGTGCCTATGGCGGTCATAGTACCCGCATCGAAAAAAATGAATTCAAGGATGCTCCCGGAATTATTATAGGAACTCCAGGACGCATAAAACAACATATCGAAGAAGGAAATTTTGATCCTTCCGGTATTCATACCCTCGTGCTAGACGAATTTGACAAATCGTTGGAACTGGGATTTCAGCATCAAATGGATTTCATTATTCGGCATATACCGTCCATCAGATCACGTATACTGACTTCTGCAACGATGATGGAGGTAATTCCGCCATTTACACAGATACAGGAGCCTATTCTTATTGATTTTTTGAATAATTCACAGAATATACCCCACATTACAATCAAAAAAGTAGTTGTCCCAGTTCAAAAGAAATTGGAGGCATTACTAAAACTCATCTGCAAGATCGGAACGAAAAAAATGATTATCTTCTGTAATCATCGCGATGCAGTAGATCACATCAGCGAACTGCTGGACAATCGCAATATTATTCACGACACGTTTCATGGCGGACTCGAACAACAAGATCGTGAGCTGGCGCTTCTCAAATTCCGCAATCATTCCAACAATGTTTTGATCACGACCGACTTGGCGGCAAGAGGACTGGATATCCCTGAAGTTGATGCCATTATTCATTACCAGCTACCACATAAAGAAGATGGCTTTATTCATCGCAATGGACGTACTGCGCGTATGCAGGCAAAGGGTGATGTCTATGTCATCCTAAAGCCTGAAGAAGCCTATCCCTATATATCGACGGAAATACCTGAAGAGGAATTTCCCGAGTACTATGATCTTCCGGAGAATTCACCTTTCGCCACACTTTATGTTAGTGCTGGACGAAAAGATAAAGTCAATAAAATTGACATTGTAGGTTTTCTCCTGCATTTGGAAGGTGTTGAAAAAGACGACATCGGTATAATAGAAGTGAAAGATAAGGTCGCCTATGTCGCCGTTAAAAGAAAGCTTGCTTCTGTTATTATCAACAAGGCAAATGGGCAAAAAATCAAAGGACGTAAAGTAAAAATTGGACGTACCTAATTCTTCGCGCGCGAAGGTCAGTCGATAATCCAACTGTGATTCCAATCCATAAGGAGACCTGCATTGTCGTTAAAATAAGTCGATATAAAAACCCACTCAATGAGTGTTTTTTATAGGAACCTGGTTAACTCTTGGTTAATACCATGTTTAATTCTAACAGGGGTATTACAGGGGGTTAGCAGGGGTATAACAGGGGGTTAACAGGGGTGTACCCCTATTAACCCCTTGTTAGTACCCTGTAAAAAGGGTACTGTCACCCTTTTAATTCCAGACATGGCGTAATCGGAGTTATACGCCTTACCAAAGTCGTTAAAAACAAAAGCAAGAAATAAAGGGAATTTATCAGGGGGTAGTGCACCCGGAGAATCAATCGCCAGATAAGCCTTCACAACGCCGTGTAAGGCTTACCTGGCGATTCTGATTTAAAATTTTTCAGGGTATGTCATCGTTCCTGTTCAGGCCAAGCGCCCCCAGGTTAATCCAATTCTTTTAAATACCGGAGATACAATTGCACAGCTTCGCGCTTCTTGGCTGTCAAATGAAAATTAAGATGCTCCGTCAGATATTTTGTATAATCAAAGCCCTCAAATTCTGGGAGACCAGCTATCACATCGGTTGCATGTTCAACACCATACGCTAAAGCGTCATTAAATTGCTCCACAAAAGAGTCGGGAAGTTTTTTGTTACTCACCCATAAGGCAAAAGCGAAAGGTAACCCGGTAAAGTTAAACCACTCTTTCCCTAAATCATAAACATAAGGTACTGCATTCTTCTTACCGAAAGTACGATCCCCAATTAAAACATAGGCATCTGGTTCTATAGATTCATCAGTGACCAATTCCACATCCTTTTTCCAATAATTTTTTATCAATACACGTGCTAAACCATTTGAAGTGCGCGATTGCTTATCTAAACGTAAAGTTTTTATCTCTTCAATAGGTTTATTGGCAAAAATAAATACAGAATCGACAGCACCTTCTGTACCGATACAAAAATCAGTGTTAATATAATACTCAGGTAGACTTAACAAGGCAGCGGTCGGTATGATCCCGATATCAGCTTGATCATCGATTACTTTCTGTGCACAGGCACTTGGATAATCGACGCTCAAATCGATTTGTTCCATCACTTTTGATTTACGTATTCCATTCAAAAACGGATAAGTATTGGTATACGATACGGCAGAAACTCTAATTTTATTCATTTATCAATGCTTCTAAGTGTGCAGTATTGTAATGGTCTACAATCTCAAATTGGCCATTATCATACAGCAATTTATATAAAGCAGTATTTGTATGCGGGAAATCATCCATATAACGGGCATCGACGCCAGTCATTAGACAAAGCATTATCCGTAGAGCACGCCCGTGCATACAGACTAATATGTTTTTTTCATCTGTCTGAGCGAGCATATGATCCAAGGCGACTTGTTGACGAGCCATTAATTCATGGGGAGACTCTCCGTTTTCAATACTGACATCCAATTCTCCATTACGCCATGCTGCAACCAATTGTTCAAAACCAGCAAGCAACTCCGGTGTTTGTTCTTTCCCTTCATAAATTCCCCAGCTTATTTCATCCAAACCAACGAGCTGTTCCCAAGGCAAATTCAAATCAAGGAAGCCCTGTACAGTTTGATGAGTACGCAATAAAGTGGAGGTATATATCTTATCAAAAGGCACCGTACTATAGTGATCAAAGAAAGCCTGAGCTTGAGCTATGCCCGTCTTATTGAGTGGGGAATTAACACCACGCCCCTGCACAATACCTCTTAAATTTAGATCAGTCTGTCCGTGTCGTATAAAATAAAATGTCTTTTTCAATGTGCGATATGAGTTATGAATTGACAACAGGTAATGCGTAATAGCTTTTCTTTTGATCAACTTGATCAAAAACAACATCATTATAATCGGTTACCACATTGTAGAGGGTATCTCTTTCAATCGGATGGCGTCCAACATTTTTTATCAGCTCGACAACCTCTTGTGTGGTCATCCCTGGTTTTTGCTCTTCTGCTCCTGCCATGCTGTATATTTTTGTCGTATCATCCAGTGTTCCGTCTATATCATCGACCCCAAAAGCCAAGGACAACTGGGCCGTATCCCTCGATATCATTGCCCAATAAGCTTTAATATGATCAAAATTATCCATGTAAATTCGAGCAATCGCGTAATTCCTGAGGTCTTCAATAACGGATACCTCCGGAATATGGGACATTTGATTCTCCTTGTTTCTAAATTTTAATGGAATAAAGGTCTGAAAACCACCAGTCTTATCCTGCAGCTGTCTTAAGCGCTCCATGTGATCCACACGATGCCAAAACTGCTCTATATGGCCGTATAGCATGGTTGCATTGGTATGCATGCCCAGCTTATGCGCCTGCTCATGAATATCCAGCCATTGTTCGGCTGTGCATTTATCATGTGCAATCTGCTCTCTGACTTCCGGATGAAAGATTTCCGCACCACCGCCCGGCATAGAATCTAATCCGCAGGATTGCAGATACTTCAATCCGTCGTAATGGCTCAATTTTGCTTTCTTGAAAATATAGTAATACTCTACAGGTGTAAGTCCCTTGATATGCAACTCGGGGCGATGTGCCTTACATTTGCGAAAAAAATCGGCGTAAAATTCGAGGTTCTGCTTAGGAACAACCCCTCCGGTAATATGAACTTCAGTAACAGCCTCCTTGTCGTACTTTTTCACAATATCCATCATGCCGTCGACTTCCATCTCCCAACCTTCAGCCCGTTCTTTTATTAAGCGGGAATACGAACAAAACTTACAGTCATAGACACAGACATTAGTCGGCTCGATGTGAAAATTACGATTGAAAAAAGTATGATCACCATGGCGTTTCTCGCGAATATAGTTAGCAAGCACACCAAGGTAGCCTAACTCACCTTTCTCATACAAAAGTACGCCTTCCTCAAAAGTGATACGTTCCTCTCGCAAAACTTTCTCCGCTATATCTCTCCATTCGACAGCTAAATTCTTATCGTTAATCAAGAAATTCAATTTATCTATTGCGTTCATTAAATGTATCTCCTATCTTAAATCAAATGTACCGAAAAGGCAACAAAAGTTATAATAAAAAATGTGACAACAACTAATTTGACATAGCTCTTAGAAAAGGAGCCTAATCTGTAAACTGTTGCATTTCGATTAATTTACGGTATAATCCTTCTTGCTGTATCAGCTCACTATGGCTACCTGCTTCTACAATCTTTCCGGCTTCAATAACCACAATTTTATCCGCATTCTGAATGGTACTTAAACGATGGGCAATAACAACCGTTGTTCTATTGTCCATTAATTTATATAAGGAGTCCTGCACCAATTTTTCAGATTCGGTATCTAAAGCAGAAGTCGCCTCATCAAGAAGCATGATCGGTGGATTCTTCAAGACAGCCCGTGCAATACAGATCCGCTGACGTTGGCCACCAGATAATTTACCGCCCCGATCACCTATGTTGGTCTGATAACCCTGTTCTGTTTTCAAAATAAATTCATGCGCATTGGCAATCCGTGCAGCGGCTTCTACTTCCTCTTGACTGGCCGAAAGATTAGCAAATGCAATATTATTGAAGATCGTATCATTAAACAAAATGGACTCTTGATTGACGACACCGATCATGTCCCGTAAAGAATCCTGGTCTAAATCCCGTAAATCAATACCGTCAAACAAAATTTGCCCCCCAGTGACGTCCATAAAACGCGGAATTAAATCAACCAGCGTTGATTTTCCTCCTCCCGAAGGCCCGACCAGTGCAACGACTTTTCCCTTTTCGATGGTTAAATCGATGTTCTGGAGAATCTCTTTATCTTTGGTATACGAAAAATTCACCTGATTAAAGACAATATTCTTCTCAAAGCTTTTCACAAGCTTCGCTTCGGCCTTATCTTTCACTTCCGTCCGTTCATCGATAAGTTCCAATACACGCTCACCCGCAGCGAGACCGTTATGAATACCGCTAAAAGAATCTGTTAACGCCTTTGCCGGACGCATCACCTGCGAAAAAATAGCGATATAAGCAATAAATGCGGGAGCAGTTAAACTCTTGTCACCCGAAAGCACCAAATGGCCTCCATACAAAAGAATAATAGCCACCATAATTACCCCTAGCAATTCGGACACAGGTGAACTTAACTGTTGTCTTTTAGCCATAGCACGACCGATATTGGCGTAACGTTCGTTTTCATTATGAAACCTGTTCTTAATAAATGAAACGGCATTGAAAGCTTTGATAATTTTAATTCCAGACAATGCTTCGTCCAAAT
The Sphingobacterium multivorum genome window above contains:
- a CDS encoding ABC transporter ATP-binding protein produces the protein MKTYFRLLSFAKPIEKFAIPYVICTLITVIFSTLNLALLAPLLHTLFKTGKEACEAASEVVKPEAYTDILAWFNYYASMANEQFGAYGALQRVCIAIVISVFISNLFRYFCQRIMENFRIHTLLKLRRAVFDSVMDLHVGYFTGQRKGDIVSKVASDVQVVQYSVTGTLQVVFKEPLQLIAYIVMLFNISAQLTFFSLLVIPVSAFFISRIVKNLKSQAHAAQESYGNMISYLDEALSGIKIIKAFNAVSFIKNRFHNENERYANIGRAMAKRQQLSSPVSELLGVIMVAIILLYGGHLVLSGDKSLTAPAFIAYIAIFSQVMRPAKALTDSFSGIHNGLAAGERVLELIDERTEVKDKAEAKLVKSFEKNIVFNQVNFSYTKDKEILQNIDLTIEKGKVVALVGPSGGGKSTLVDLIPRFMDVTGGQILFDGIDLRDLDQDSLRDMIGVVNQESILFNDTIFNNIAFANLSASQEEVEAAARIANAHEFILKTEQGYQTNIGDRGGKLSGGQRQRICIARAVLKNPPIMLLDEATSALDTESEKLVQDSLYKLMDNRTTVVIAHRLSTIQNADKIVVIEAGKIVEAGSHSELIQQEGLYRKLIEMQQFTD
- the mqnE gene encoding aminofutalosine synthase MqnE, coding for MNAIDKLNFLINDKNLAVEWRDIAEKVLREERITFEEGVLLYEKGELGYLGVLANYIREKRHGDHTFFNRNFHIEPTNVCVYDCKFCSYSRLIKERAEGWEMEVDGMMDIVKKYDKEAVTEVHITGGVVPKQNLEFYADFFRKCKAHRPELHIKGLTPVEYYYIFKKAKLSHYDGLKYLQSCGLDSMPGGGAEIFHPEVREQIAHDKCTAEQWLDIHEQAHKLGMHTNATMLYGHIEQFWHRVDHMERLRQLQDKTGGFQTFIPLKFRNKENQMSHIPEVSVIEDLRNYAIARIYMDNFDHIKAYWAMISRDTAQLSLAFGVDDIDGTLDDTTKIYSMAGAEEQKPGMTTQEVVELIKNVGRHPIERDTLYNVVTDYNDVVFDQVDQKKSYYALPVVNS
- the asnA gene encoding aspartate--ammonia ligase, which translates into the protein MRTNPRMVFHLTHMEGRKLLNTEVAISFVKDTFVQQLKKALNLIPISSPLVVLDGTGLNDDLNGIERPVSFPIKSLNEKRAVVVHSLAKWKRVRLKELEMLPGEGIVTDMKALRPDEDYTPIHSIYVDQWDWEKVINKDQRNLALLKETVLKIYDALCYTEQQVESKYPQIKAILPENITFISAEELLQKYPNLTAKERENTITKEYGAVFLYGIGGALSNGVAHDGRAADYDDWSTANEAGHKGLNGDILVWNPILNSAFELSSMGIRVDKTALAHQMEIRNCTEKSKLTFHSMLLNDQLPESMGGGIGQSRVCMFMLKKQHIGEVQVSIWEEDKKETLRQEGIDIL
- a CDS encoding histidine phosphatase family protein: MKKTFYFIRHGQTDLNLRGIVQGRGVNSPLNKTGIAQAQAFFDHYSTVPFDKIYTSTLLRTHQTVQGFLDLNLPWEQLVGLDEISWGIYEGKEQTPELLAGFEQLVAAWRNGELDVSIENGESPHELMARQQVALDHMLAQTDEKNILVCMHGRALRIMLCLMTGVDARYMDDFPHTNTALYKLLYDNGQFEIVDHYNTAHLEALINE
- a CDS encoding menaquinone biosynthetic enzyme MqnA/MqnD family protein, with protein sequence MNKIRVSAVSYTNTYPFLNGIRKSKVMEQIDLSVDYPSACAQKVIDDQADIGIIPTAALLSLPEYYINTDFCIGTEGAVDSVFIFANKPIEEIKTLRLDKQSRTSNGLARVLIKNYWKKDVELVTDESIEPDAYVLIGDRTFGKKNAVPYVYDLGKEWFNFTGLPFAFALWVSNKKLPDSFVEQFNDALAYGVEHATDVIAGLPEFEGFDYTKYLTEHLNFHLTAKKREAVQLYLRYLKELD
- a CDS encoding cysteine desulfurase family protein, which gives rise to MKDMIYLDNNATTRILDEVWNTMTPYFIQNYANASSVYHQMGREANAAVQLARAQIAEVLNCSPKELFFNSGATESINTVICGIFDKYQSKGNHIITVSTEHKAVLSCCEQLTKKGAQITYLPVDAQGMIRIDDLKNAMSSQTILVCIMAANNETGVCTSLTQIATICKEKDILFFCDATQAIGKINIDLQKVPIDLLCLSAHKLHGPKGIGALYIRRKSKPIQITPLIVGGGQESGFRGGTYNVPAIVGFGKALSLLKPTSYHTVERNRDLLEELLGGIPEIIIHGKNVPRLPNTSYISFKHILASEIMTACPALALSSGSACVTGSREPSHVLMAMGISKEDALSAIRFSLSVLTTQEDIIHCAQLITEAVGKIRDQSPVWQLFKAGLID
- a CDS encoding DEAD/DEAH box helicase; this translates as MQEKVVESYQKDHDLILLSPTGSGKTLAFSLLILEQLKEIVREVQVLILVPTRELALQIEQVLRKVATGHKVTCAYGGHSTRIEKNEFKDAPGIIIGTPGRIKQHIEEGNFDPSGIHTLVLDEFDKSLELGFQHQMDFIIRHIPSIRSRILTSATMMEVIPPFTQIQEPILIDFLNNSQNIPHITIKKVVVPVQKKLEALLKLICKIGTKKMIIFCNHRDAVDHISELLDNRNIIHDTFHGGLEQQDRELALLKFRNHSNNVLITTDLAARGLDIPEVDAIIHYQLPHKEDGFIHRNGRTARMQAKGDVYVILKPEEAYPYISTEIPEEEFPEYYDLPENSPFATLYVSAGRKDKVNKIDIVGFLLHLEGVEKDDIGIIEVKDKVAYVAVKRKLASVIINKANGQKIKGRKVKIGRT
- a CDS encoding DUF983 domain-containing protein, encoding MEEVKYELSEFKAAWQAKCPRCRIGHVYQGPAYGLKVQKMNSHCEYCGLRYEREPGYFYGAMYVTYAFSIAEMVTACMATYILTGNDSSFILYATVAIMSVVLMSPFNYRYSRIILMYWLTPGLRYDPNVKKKEVDVKASA
- a CDS encoding HesB/IscA family protein, which encodes MITVTDKAKTRIEEIMKDEQYDSNYFVRVAVESGGCSGLSYKLNFDNEEKKGDQFFEDKGVKVCLDIKSFLYLAGTELDYSDGLNGKGFEFHNPNASRTCACGESFSV